From the Salipiger sp. CCB-MM3 genome, the window GGCTGCGGCGCCTCTAAAGCAGAGGCCTAGCTGCCCAGTAGCCCGGCGCTGCGCGCGGCGTGGCGGAAGATCTCGGCGTCCTGTCCCGCTGCACGGCGCGCAAGGCGGCTGAGCGCTCCTTCGGCACGCGCCGGGGTCTGCTCGAGACGTTTCAGCCGGGCCAGCGCGGCGCAGAGCGCACGGCGCTCGGTTGCCGGTGTGTCGGGCGCAGCGAGGATTTCCTGCGCGCGCATCGCCGCATGGCCGAGATCAAGCAGTGCCAGCCCCGTGTCCAGCGCATCGCGCTGCGCCCGCGCCGAGCGTTCCGTCAGCCGGAAGAGGCGCAGCATCCGGTGATAGAGCCGCGCGCGCCACACGTCCCTGTGCTGCGGCGCTGCCGGGTCTGCGGCCAGCGCGGCCACATCGTGCAGCATCATCCGCGCCAGCGTCGACTGCTTGCGGCGCAGCGTTGGTGGATAGATCGTGCGATAGGCGGCCAGTGCGGCGAGCGGCGCGGCGACCACCGCCAGCCCCATCATCACCGAGGTGCCGAAGCTGCCGGTCAGCGGCAGGGCGGGATGCAGCAGAAGCAACATCACCATATTGTAGTCGAAGCTGACCTTCATGCCGCGGTCATGCCCGCCCAAGACGCCGCCCAGCACGATGAACGGCAGCATCATCGCCACCATCTGCCATTCGGCATCCGCATGCGGCCAGACCAGCCAGCGTATGGCGATAGCCATGGCGGCGCCCATGAACTGGCCCAGAAACACGAAGGGCAGCATGGCGATGGGGTTCTCGAAGGTGGTGAAGATCGAGATCATGATCGACATGCCCAGCAGCAGGAAGGCCCCGGCGGCAAAGCCGGTGATCTGCCACAGCGCGCCAAAGAGCAGCAGCGCGCCGGTGGCACGGATCGCCGCCTCGCGGGCCCCGATCCAGTCGCGGTGCAGCACCATGGGCAGGGCGCTTTCGGGCGCGGGCGCGCTGCGGTTCTCGGGGGCGCGCCAGCGGGCCAATGCATTGACGAGCGGGCGCAGATTCTCGTCCAGACCGGGCAGGGCGGCGGCGCGCTCCAGCGCCTTCAGCGCGGTTGCGCCATCGTCCGCGCGCAAGGCGGCAGCGGCCTCGGTCAGCGCGAGGCGGGCGGCCTCGGGCACCGCATCTGCGTCGCGGCCACGCCGCCAGAGCAGAACTGCCAGCGCGGTCGAGAGCAAGTTGCGCGTGGCCCGCGTTTCGCGGTGCGAGCGCAGCGAGCCTGCGGCGTGCGGGTCGAGCGCCTCTTCTGCGCCCGCCATGGCCGAGATCAGGCCACGGGCCGCTTCTCCATCCTGTTCCGGCGCGGCGATCTGCTCGCATAGATCGGCCAGCAACGCCCGGATGCGGCCGCGCAAGGCCTTGCCGTCTGCGGCGGGGGCGAACAGCCAGCCCACCAGCAATGCGGCCACCACGCCCACAAGCACCGTCGCCATGCGGTCGGCCCCAAGTGCCAGAACGTTTTCCGGGTGTCCCACGTCGAGCAGCGAGACCATCGCCGCCGTGTATCCCGCCAGCACGGTGCCATAGGCCACGAACCCGCGCGCAAGATTGGCAAGCCCGGTGCAAAGGCCGACCCAGAGCGCGAGGCCGATCACCAGCAATGCCGGATGCACCAGCATGGCAAAGATCAGCCCGATACCGGCAATCGTGCCCACCACGGTGCCCGCAAAGCGAAACAGGCCCTTCTCGAGCAACTGCCCGCGGACGGGTTGCGAGGCGGCCCAGACGGTCATCCCGGCCCATTGCGGATGCTCCAGCCCCAGCAGCCACGCGATGATCAGCGCGAGACAGGCGGCAAAGGCAGTACGCAGGGAGAATGTGAGCCGGTCCTTGTTGAAGCCAAGGGTCTGAAGGGCGGCGGTCATGCGGTTTCCTCGCGGTCGGTCTTGTCGGTCAGCATCGTCTCGGCGCGGGCGGTGATGCGGGCAAAGCTGCCGAGCATGTTGGCGAGTTCGTCTTCGCCGATGCCGGACAGCAGGTCGTGCTCGGCCTGCAGCAGCATGGCGCGGATCCTGCTCAGCTCGCGGCGGCCATCCTCGGTGAGGTGAATGCGCCGCGCGCGCCGGTCGTTCGGGTCGACGCGGCGTTCGATAAAGCCCCGCTCCACCAGCAGGTCGAGCAGACGCACGAGGGTGGAGGTATCGAGGCTGATCCGCGCCGCAAGCTCGCGCTGGCTGATGCCGTCGCCGCCTTCGGCAAGATGGATAAGCGGGCGCCATGTGGCGTCGGTCAGCCCGGCTTCGGCCAGCCGCATGTCGACGACGCGATGCCAGCGCCGTGCCAGCGAGACGAAGGCGAATCCGAAACGGTCGCGGGGGGCGGAATACTGTGTCATGAGAATTGATGTAGATAAAAATGATTTGCAGTGCAAACTAAATGCCGCGCCGCAGAGTGGCGCAGATTGCCGCAGGGTCATCAGCAAGCTGCCGCGCTCCCCTTTGCGTGAACGGTGCACGGATTGCGCCGCTTTGCCCTGCGGGCTAATCTTTGCGGCAACCAATCAACAGGAGGCGGCATGTCGGGCAAGGCAATCGGGACACTTCGCGGCACGGTCATGGCACTGGCGCTGATGGCGGCGGGCGCGGCTTCGGCCGAAAGCCTGTCGGGCGATTACCTTGCGGCGCGGCAGGCCAGCTTTGCCGGAGATTTCAAGGCGGCGGCGCGCTACTACGGCGAGGCGGTCAAGCATGACCCCGAGAATGCCGATCTGCTCGAACGCGCGGCTTTGGCCAATATCGGTCTGGGCGACTTCAACAGTGCCGAGGCGCTGGCGGAGCGGCTGACCGCGCAGGGCCATGACAGTCAGGTCGGCCATCTGGCCGAAGTCGCGGTGCTGGCGCATGAGGAAAACTACGCCGAACTGCTGTCGCGCGTGGAAGAAGGCCGCTCGGCGGGGCCGCTGGTCGACGGGCTGATCAAGGCTTGGGCCGAACTGGGCCGCGGCGATGTGACCGCGGCGCTGTCTGGCTTTGACGAGGTCGCGAAAGAGCGTGGCCTCGCGGGCTTTGCCGCCTATCATAAGGCGATGGCGCTGGCGTCGGTCGGGGATTTCGAAGGCGCGGAGGCGATCTTTGCCGAACCCGGCTCGGGCGGCATGCAGATGACCCGGCGCGGGCTGATGGCGCGGCTCGAGATCCTGTCGCAGATCGACCGGCAGGAAGATGCGGTTTCGCTGATCGACGACGCGCTGGGCAAGCAACTCGATCCCGGCATGGCCGACCTGCGCGCCAAGCTCGAAGCGGGTGAGACGCTGCCGTTCGACGTGATCACCTCGGCGCGCGACGGCATCGCCGAAGTCTTCTTTACCATCGCCAGCGCCCTCGCGAACGAAAGCGCCGAGGATTACACGCTGCTGCACGTGCGCGTCGCCGAATATCTGCGCCCCGACCACGTGGGCGCGCTGCTGATGGCGGGCGATCTGCTGGAGCAGATGGGCCAGTACGAATTGGCTGCCGCAACCTACCGGCGCGTGCCGCGGGATGACGCCTCTTTCCATGTCGCCGAACTTGGCCGGTCCGACGCGCTGCGCGCCGAGGGCAAGCTGGATGCGGCGGTCGAAGTGCTGGAGCAACTGGCGGACACCCATGGCAATATGCCTGCGGTGCAATCGGCGCTGGGCGATCTGATGCGCCAGTTGGAGCGCTACGACGAGGCGATTGCCGCCTATGACCGCGCTCTCGACACATTCGACGAGCCCGATCCGGCGCAGTGGTTCCTTTATTACGCGCGCGGCATCTGCAAAGAGCGCGACGGCGACTGGGAAGCGGCGGAGAAGGATTTCCGCGCCGCGCTCGAGTTCGTGCCGAACCAGCCGCAGGTGCTGAACTACCTTGGTTATTCGATGGTCGAGCATCACGTGAACCTCGACGAGGCGCTGGAGATGATCGAGCGCGCGGTCGATGCCGAACCGCAGAGCGGCTATATCGTCGATAGCCTTGGCTGGGCGCTTTACCGGCTGGGCCGCTACGACGAGGCGGTCGGCCATATGGAGCGCGCCGCTGAACTGATGGCGGTGGATCCGGTGGTCAATGATCACTTGGGCGATGTCTACTGGGCCGTCGGTCGCAAGGTCGAGGCGCGGTTCCAGTGGCAGCGCGCACTGTCCTTTGTGGGCTGGGAAGATGCCTCGGACGATGTCGATCCCGAACGCATCCGCCGCAAGCTCGAGGTCGGTCTCGACGCGGTTCTTGCGGATGAGGGCAAGCCGCCGCTGAAGGTGGCGCATGACGTGGACTGACGTGTTCGCTCCGGCGAAGATCAATCTGACCCTGCACATCACCGGCCAGCGCGACGACGGGTATCACCTGCTCGACTCGCTGGTCGTCTTCGCGCCCGTGGGCGATGCGCTGCGCGTGGCGCCATCCGAGGATCTGAGCCTGCGCGTCGAAGGGCCGGAGGCAGCGGGCATCCCTGCCAACGGCGACAACCTTGCGCTGCGCGCCGCCGCCATGGTCGGCGAAGGGCAGGGGGCCGAGATCGTGCTGGAGAAGGTGCTGCCGGTGGCGTCAGGCATCGGTGGTGGATCGGCGGATGCCGCCGCTGCCGCCCGCGCCGTGCTGGCTGAATTGGGCCCGCTGGATGAGACCACAATGACCCGCGCCGAGGGGGCGCTGCTGGCGCTTGGGGCGGATGTGCCCATGTGCCTCGCCTCCCGCCCCGTTCGCGTCCGCGGCATCGGCGAGGGGCTGGAGCCGGCCACGCTGCCGCCGCTGCCCGCGGTTCTGGTGAACCCGCGCGTGCCGGTCTCGACACCGCAGATCTTCCGCAGTCTGACCTCGCGCGACAACCCGCCGATGCCCGAACGCCTGCCGGAGTTTGCCGGGGCGGAGGGGCTGATCGACTGGCTCAGGGACATGCGGAACGATATGGAGCCCGCGGCCCGCACTCTGGAGCCGGTGATCGGCACGGTGCTGTCAGAACTGGAGGCTTTGCAGGGCTGCCGGCTGGCGCGCATGTCGGGCTCGGGCGCGACGTGCTTTGGCCTGTTTGCGAGCATGGCCGAGGCGGGTGCCGCCGCAGAGGCGCTGCGCGCGGCGCGTCCGGATTGGTGGATCGCCGAAGGGCTTTTGGGAGATCAGCAGGCGCGGGCGATGCCGCGCCGGGGCTGAGGATTGAAGGCTGGCAGGCGCGGGCTCAGTAGAGCCGCGCCACCACGAAATCCGCCAGTTCGATCATCACGTCGCGCAGTTCGGACTGTGGCAACTGCGCCATCGACGCCTTGGCCTTTTCCGACCAGCCAAGCGCATCCTCGCGGGTGGCTTCCAGCGCGCCATGCTTGTTCAGCAGCTCTAGCGCGTGCTCGAGGTCGCCCTCTTCCTGCTTGCCCTTCTCGATGGTGCGCTGCCAGAAGGCGCGCTCCTCTTCGTCGGCTGCCGCGACGGCCTTGATCACCGGCAGCGTCAGCTTGCGCTCGCGGAAGTCGTCGCCGACGTTTTTGCCGGTGGCCGAGCTGTCGCCCATGTAGTCGAGCAGGTCGTCGGCGATCTGGAAGGCGATGCCGAGCGCGTCCCCATAATCGAAGAGCGCCTTCACCTCTGCCTCATCAGCCCCGGCGATGACGCCGCCCACCTCGGTCGCCGCCGAGAAGAGCGCTGCGGTCTTGCCGCGCACCACCTGCAGGTAGATGTCCTCGCTGGTGCGCAGGTCCTGCGCTGCGGTGAGCTGCAGCACCTCGCCCTCGGCGATGGTGGCCGCTGCGTTCGACAGGATCTCGAGCACCCGCAGGTTGCCCGGCTCGGTCATCAGCTGGAAACTGCGGGCGAAAAGATAGTCGCCGACCAGCACCGAGGATTTGTTGTCCCACAGCAGGTTTGCCGTCGGACGGCCCCGGCGCTGCGCGCTTTCGTCCACCACGTCGTCATGCAGCAGCGTTGCGGTATGGATGAACTCCACCGTCGCGGCCAGATGCACGTGATAGGGGCCGTCGTAATTGCAGATATTCGCCGCGGCGAGCGTCAGCATCGGGCGCAGGCGCTTGCCGCCCGCTTCGACCAGATGTGCGGTCACCTCGGGAATGCGCGGCGCGTGTTTCGATGCCATCCGCTCGCGGATCAGCACGTTCACCGCGCCCATCTCGTCCGCCAGCATCGAGGCCAGCCGATCATGCGGTTTCGCTTTTGCCGTATCCAAGCCCATCAGACCCCCGTCACAGGCTCGACAAGGCCGGGGCCCTGTCCTTACATCCCCTTTATGGAAGAACTTCTGCGTACCACCGACATAACGCTGATCCCGCTGGCGAAGACCCTCCTTGATGGGCAGGGTATAGACAGCTTTGAGTTGGACGTAAATATGAGCGTCCTAGAGGGATCCCTGGGAATTTTGCCGCGCCGCCTGATGGTGCGAACCGGCGATCTGGAGGCCGCGCGGCGTGTGCTGCGCGAGAACGGCGTCTCCTTCGAGGCCGGTGCATGAGGCGCGAGCCCTTCGCCGAGGAAGAGCTGCGTCGCGACGCATTCCTCGGCGGGATGGCGAAGATATGGCAGCCAAAACATGGGTTTGGCTATCGGGCTGGCGTTGACCCCGTGCTGCTGGCTGCGGCGGTCGAGGCGCAGCCGGGACAGGAGGTGCTGGAGCTTGGCTGCGGCGGCGCCCCGGCATTGGTCTGTCTTGGGGCGCGGGTGGGCGGGCTTTCGCTGGCCGGGGCCGAGATCCAGCCTGCCTATGCCGCGCTCGCGCGCCGTAACATTGCCGAGAACGGGCTAAAGGGAGAGGTCTATGAGACCGATCTGGCCGCGCCTCCGGCGGCGCTGAAGGCGCGCAGCTTCGATCACGTTCTCGCCAACCCGCCCTATTTCGAAGAGGGCAAGCGCAGTGCCGCGCCGGACGCCGGGCGCGAGCTTGCCTTGGCGGGGTCCCTGCCGCTGGCGGATTGGGTGACGCTGGCGGCGCGGCGTCTGAAACCGCGCGGCACCGCCACCTTCGTGCAGCGGGTCGAGCGGCTGCCAGAGCTTCTGGCGGCGCTGGCGGCGAATCTGGGCTCGGTCGAGGTGCTGCCTCTGGCCCCGCGCGAGGGGCGAGCGCCCCGGCTGATTCTCGCGCGTGGACGCAAAGGCGGGCGCGCGGCTTTCCGCCTTTGCCCCTCGGTCGTGCTTCACGCTGGCGCGTGTCACCTTGAAGATGGCGACGATTATACAAATGTCATCAAAGCAGTCTTGCGCGATGGAAAACCGATCAGCTTTTCCGGATGAGCGGGCTTCCGAGCAGGGTTCTCACCTTGCGTAAAGCAATGCTGCGGGTGCGGCGTGACAGAATGTAAAAGTTATGCTGCACTGTCTCTGCCCAAAGCAAAAAGGAGGACATAATGAGCTTAACTTCTCACCTGCAGGAACTGAAGAAGAAGCACCAAAACCTCGCCACCACCGTGGAAGAGATGCAGCGCAGTCCGGGCACGGACGACTTGCATGTCGCAGCCCTGAAGAAGCAAAAACTCCGTATCAAGGAAGAGATTAACCGGCTCTCGGTAGAGGCGACCTGAACGGCGCCCGGGCAGGTATCGCCCTAGAGCGAAGCACCCACCCACCTTGAGAGCGATCAGGTCCGCACGGCAGCCGCGCCGCCGGACCGCAGAGGTTCCGGGCCCGAATCTCCGGGCCCGGGCGGCAGGGCAGGCGCCGGACGGCGCGAGGCGACGCGGCAATTTCAAAGCACGGTTTTTCACGCACCCTTTTCACACCCTTGCACGAAGAGACGCGGGCATCCGTCCGCGCGTGTTCAAGGCCGTGCGTGTCGTTGTGCCCTGCGCGAAAACAGCGCCCCCGGAGAGCCAGGCTCCGGGGGCGCATCCGTTTCGGGATGTCACGCGGGATTTTGCGCGCGGCGCGTCAGTCGATCGGTTCGAGCCGCTGCTCCAGCTGCTCGCGCAGATGCGCGTGCTG encodes:
- a CDS encoding putative signal transducing protein produces the protein MEELLRTTDITLIPLAKTLLDGQGIDSFELDVNMSVLEGSLGILPRRLMVRTGDLEAARRVLRENGVSFEAGA
- a CDS encoding YdcH family protein; the encoded protein is MSLTSHLQELKKKHQNLATTVEEMQRSPGTDDLHVAALKKQKLRIKEEINRLSVEAT
- a CDS encoding 4-(cytidine 5'-diphospho)-2-C-methyl-D-erythritol kinase; protein product: MTWTDVFAPAKINLTLHITGQRDDGYHLLDSLVVFAPVGDALRVAPSEDLSLRVEGPEAAGIPANGDNLALRAAAMVGEGQGAEIVLEKVLPVASGIGGGSADAAAAARAVLAELGPLDETTMTRAEGALLALGADVPMCLASRPVRVRGIGEGLEPATLPPLPAVLVNPRVPVSTPQIFRSLTSRDNPPMPERLPEFAGAEGLIDWLRDMRNDMEPAARTLEPVIGTVLSELEALQGCRLARMSGSGATCFGLFASMAEAGAAAEALRAARPDWWIAEGLLGDQQARAMPRRG
- a CDS encoding MarR family winged helix-turn-helix transcriptional regulator yields the protein MTQYSAPRDRFGFAFVSLARRWHRVVDMRLAEAGLTDATWRPLIHLAEGGDGISQRELAARISLDTSTLVRLLDLLVERGFIERRVDPNDRRARRIHLTEDGRRELSRIRAMLLQAEHDLLSGIGEDELANMLGSFARITARAETMLTDKTDREETA
- a CDS encoding tRNA1(Val) (adenine(37)-N6)-methyltransferase, which encodes MRREPFAEEELRRDAFLGGMAKIWQPKHGFGYRAGVDPVLLAAAVEAQPGQEVLELGCGGAPALVCLGARVGGLSLAGAEIQPAYAALARRNIAENGLKGEVYETDLAAPPAALKARSFDHVLANPPYFEEGKRSAAPDAGRELALAGSLPLADWVTLAARRLKPRGTATFVQRVERLPELLAALAANLGSVEVLPLAPREGRAPRLILARGRKGGRAAFRLCPSVVLHAGACHLEDGDDYTNVIKAVLRDGKPISFSG
- a CDS encoding tetratricopeptide repeat protein, with product MSGKAIGTLRGTVMALALMAAGAASAESLSGDYLAARQASFAGDFKAAARYYGEAVKHDPENADLLERAALANIGLGDFNSAEALAERLTAQGHDSQVGHLAEVAVLAHEENYAELLSRVEEGRSAGPLVDGLIKAWAELGRGDVTAALSGFDEVAKERGLAGFAAYHKAMALASVGDFEGAEAIFAEPGSGGMQMTRRGLMARLEILSQIDRQEDAVSLIDDALGKQLDPGMADLRAKLEAGETLPFDVITSARDGIAEVFFTIASALANESAEDYTLLHVRVAEYLRPDHVGALLMAGDLLEQMGQYELAAATYRRVPRDDASFHVAELGRSDALRAEGKLDAAVEVLEQLADTHGNMPAVQSALGDLMRQLERYDEAIAAYDRALDTFDEPDPAQWFLYYARGICKERDGDWEAAEKDFRAALEFVPNQPQVLNYLGYSMVEHHVNLDEALEMIERAVDAEPQSGYIVDSLGWALYRLGRYDEAVGHMERAAELMAVDPVVNDHLGDVYWAVGRKVEARFQWQRALSFVGWEDASDDVDPERIRRKLEVGLDAVLADEGKPPLKVAHDVD
- a CDS encoding polyprenyl synthetase family protein, with translation MGLDTAKAKPHDRLASMLADEMGAVNVLIRERMASKHAPRIPEVTAHLVEAGGKRLRPMLTLAAANICNYDGPYHVHLAATVEFIHTATLLHDDVVDESAQRRGRPTANLLWDNKSSVLVGDYLFARSFQLMTEPGNLRVLEILSNAAATIAEGEVLQLTAAQDLRTSEDIYLQVVRGKTAALFSAATEVGGVIAGADEAEVKALFDYGDALGIAFQIADDLLDYMGDSSATGKNVGDDFRERKLTLPVIKAVAAADEEERAFWQRTIEKGKQEEGDLEHALELLNKHGALEATREDALGWSEKAKASMAQLPQSELRDVMIELADFVVARLY
- a CDS encoding FUSC family protein; this translates as MTAALQTLGFNKDRLTFSLRTAFAACLALIIAWLLGLEHPQWAGMTVWAASQPVRGQLLEKGLFRFAGTVVGTIAGIGLIFAMLVHPALLVIGLALWVGLCTGLANLARGFVAYGTVLAGYTAAMVSLLDVGHPENVLALGADRMATVLVGVVAALLVGWLFAPAADGKALRGRIRALLADLCEQIAAPEQDGEAARGLISAMAGAEEALDPHAAGSLRSHRETRATRNLLSTALAVLLWRRGRDADAVPEAARLALTEAAAALRADDGATALKALERAAALPGLDENLRPLVNALARWRAPENRSAPAPESALPMVLHRDWIGAREAAIRATGALLLFGALWQITGFAAGAFLLLGMSIMISIFTTFENPIAMLPFVFLGQFMGAAMAIAIRWLVWPHADAEWQMVAMMLPFIVLGGVLGGHDRGMKVSFDYNMVMLLLLHPALPLTGSFGTSVMMGLAVVAAPLAALAAYRTIYPPTLRRKQSTLARMMLHDVAALAADPAAPQHRDVWRARLYHRMLRLFRLTERSARAQRDALDTGLALLDLGHAAMRAQEILAAPDTPATERRALCAALARLKRLEQTPARAEGALSRLARRAAGQDAEIFRHAARSAGLLGS